In Brassica napus cultivar Da-Ae chromosome A3, Da-Ae, whole genome shotgun sequence, the sequence TGTGGCATGTCTCCATCGAGCTCATGTATATGTGAAAATGTTTAATAGGAGGTAGAGGAAGATAAGTTGAACAAGTGTAGTAAAGATGCTTCCGCATCGATGTTGCTTCTCTGGACTATAGACAAATATGTATACTTAGTAAAAGGGCTTGGTATGGACGTTTCTGATGAGAGTTTTACATTCACCATCAGAGAAGCTAGCTGAAACCctttgtgttgttgttgtataGCACTCTCTTTCAGGATTATAGAAACCCCTTTTGATTATCCTGAATCCGTGTTGTAGGGAGAGTATTCTGCAAAAAGGGATGTGATGCCGATAGTGACTCATGGGAAGATTGTAAGCCATTTCTCTCTAATCTCTGAAAATCCGTGATGAAATTGTTAATGAACTGAGGAGTAGAGATACATCTATCCTTCACTACGCAACTTTATAAAACCAAACGTGTCTCTTACATTACATTATATATGTTCATGAAGGCATCTCCTCCTCTTTGTACAGGTTTTTATTTCCTACTTAATGAATTGGTGTAATAGTGTGTGCTCTTTATAGGTGTGTCAGATTGCAGTGAGATATGCTACAAAGATCCTGTGCTAAAAGACCGACAATGGAGTGCTTATATAGATCGTTCTCCTGGAGCTGCCAGCTACTCTGAGGTATTTGAAACAAAAACCTTTTTCTTAAACAGAGTAGTAGTAGACTGAAGAACTGTACTGTATctaactttttttatatatctccCCTGTTTATACAACTTAGGAATGCTTTCATGCATGTGTCGCAGGCTGTGGTTACAAGGTTTGATATCCATGTTTCAACCCTCATTTTGATGcttttgcatttttttcttcttcttaacgCATTGTTTCTGTCATCGTACAGTTTGAAGTTGAATCTGAGGAAGTCAATAAGGTGAAACCAAAgagaccaccaccaccgccaccaAAGCCACAACCACCACCACGAGCTAAAAGACCAATGCAGCCTCCTTCTGATGAGGATGTTCCTACAAGTTCTGCTTGACATCAAAACGCTTTGTGAACTAACTTCTCAATACTCTTCAAACATTTGGTAATCTGACATGAGGGAGTATTAATGTTAGTGGGCCTCGTCCCATGGATGGACCTTGTGACCTTTTAGTCCATAAGGCATATTAATGAAACTAGATATTGATATTTGGGTTTTTGCTATCTAATTCATCTTTTACAAGTTCTTTTACTCACATGTCACAATAGATAAACGTTATATTGTGAAATTTGAACATGTAGTGCTTATATTAAACTAAAGAACTCAATATTGAATCCAGAAGTAAATTAGTCAAATGAGATGAGTGTTTTTATGTTGCAAATCTTGATTTCTTGTTAATGAAGGAAACAAAAAGAACATCATGACCTAATCTTGTCGATTAAGAGTTGGTGACTTGGTGGTGGTATCTTCTTCGTCACACCTAACCATTTATGAACCCACATAACAAACGGTGTCGTTTGAGCTCATCAACATCATCTACATAATTTAAAGAGAAAAAtacacatgaaaaaaaaaagaactctctCCCTCACATGGCTCTTCCCTTAAACCGCGTTAGATCGTCGTCTATCTTCACGTTCACTGTTTCATTCGTCTTCATCTTCGCCGGAAAATCATTCTCCCAAGGCATACGACCTTCCGATCATGGCCTACAGTACCAGTTCAGCTCACCACCGACTGAATCTCACTCACCTCCCGGTATAGTGATGTCCTTCTTCGGAGATTCCCATTCTCCTCCTCCTCAGCTCCTCCCAAAAGCTTCGGAAGCAGACGGCGACGATGACTCGTGGTGGCGTGACGGAGCCGCGAACAGACGCGATCACGTGATGAGGCACGTGTTTCTTGCGGCCAGTATCATCTGTGGCGTCTCCGGTGTTGCGCTGCTTGTGGTTTTCACTTTGGTTTACTTCTTTAGGTATCGCAAAAAAAATCCATCGAACTTACCGTGTAACGATTTAAAGTAGAAAattcgattttgatttttttgaaatatgatttttaCCTTACGTGTATATTACacgaatttttattatttttatttttaaaaaaaaacataaagagcACTTTGCTTTATTCTGAAgagttttatgttttgttgcACACCCACATATtctccatttttaaaaaatatatatatatttttctaattattgttgtagaaaacaaataaaattataatattgtgTGGTTATTATTAGCCATGAGGATCTGTGAGGCTTCGAATATGATCTGATGcccaaaataaaatgattaaaaaaaaagaaaaaggactATTATTGTCTGTTCATTTAAATAACTTATGAAAATGGTAGGTTCGTGGCAATAATTGATGGAAACTTATTTACTGCTCTGAATTGTCTATTTTTATTGTTAACCAACTGTTGTCGCCGAATTAAACAATTACGTTAACTAACTTCCacatttattaatgtttttcagTTAAAAGTTTAATGTTGAGTATTAAACAATCacttataaaacaattaaaaacgaTGCCTTCTGT encodes:
- the LOC106399538 gene encoding uncharacterized protein LOC106399538, with amino-acid sequence MIPQQWTPPCGSQCTHKYAALTQIPWRVFCKKGCDADSDSWEDCVSDCSEICYKDPVLKDRQWSAYIDRSPGAASYSEECFHACVAGCGYKFEVESEEVNKVKPKRPPPPPPKPQPPPRAKRPMQPPSDEDVPTSSA
- the LOC106399781 gene encoding uncharacterized protein LOC106399781, with the protein product MALPLNRVRSSSIFTFTVSFVFIFAGKSFSQGIRPSDHGLQYQFSSPPTESHSPPGIVMSFFGDSHSPPPQLLPKASEADGDDDSWWRDGAANRRDHVMRHVFLAASIICGVSGVALLVVFTLVYFFRYRKKNPSNLPCNDLK